Proteins encoded within one genomic window of Salipaludibacillus agaradhaerens:
- a CDS encoding pyridoxamine 5'-phosphate oxidase family protein, whose amino-acid sequence MANQVETALTEELLPLLREERYVTLATVDYESGGTNVNAMSWVYAIDEHHIRFSVDNRSRIVENVKNQPLVTLTVIGNGSTYAIAGEAKVIQEKIEDVPLKLALIEISVKEVRDVMFYGSRITSEPKFEKTYDKEAADKLDRQVMAAMKV is encoded by the coding sequence ATGGCTAATCAAGTTGAGACAGCACTAACTGAAGAGTTATTGCCACTGCTAAGAGAAGAGCGTTATGTTACTTTAGCAACTGTTGATTATGAATCAGGGGGAACTAATGTGAATGCCATGTCGTGGGTGTATGCGATTGATGAGCACCACATTAGATTTTCGGTAGATAACCGCTCTAGGATTGTAGAGAATGTGAAGAATCAGCCTTTAGTCACGTTAACAGTCATTGGTAATGGTTCCACTTATGCTATTGCAGGAGAAGCCAAAGTAATTCAAGAAAAAATAGAGGATGTTCCGTTAAAGTTAGCTCTTATTGAAATAAGTGTGAAAGAAGTAAGAGATGTCATGTTTTATGGTTCACGTATTACATCTGAGCCTAAATTCGAAAAAACGTATGATAAAGAAGCTGCCGATAAGTTAGACCGTCAAGTTATGGCAGCAATGAAAGTATAA
- a CDS encoding YhcN/YlaJ family sporulation lipoprotein, with amino-acid sequence MRQLFKVLLLGLTLITIGCQMDGENTNTNESIEGQHYQATESEIVTFNEAADHLAELAVQVPEVNRSAAIVFGPYAIVALDVEAELDQSHVGTVKYQVAEALADDPYGANAAITADPDILQRLEDMRNEMADGRPFAAIGDEIAGIFGRLVPIVPTEEHRDDEPLEKPKDQTNSENELEDIQNKQSKGRIDSH; translated from the coding sequence ATGAGACAGTTGTTTAAAGTACTTCTTCTTGGTTTGACACTCATTACAATCGGGTGCCAAATGGATGGAGAGAATACCAATACTAATGAATCAATAGAAGGTCAACACTATCAAGCAACAGAATCTGAGATAGTTACTTTTAATGAAGCAGCGGATCATTTAGCTGAACTTGCCGTGCAAGTTCCTGAAGTAAACAGATCAGCAGCTATCGTCTTCGGCCCATATGCTATCGTAGCACTAGACGTAGAAGCTGAATTAGATCAATCGCACGTCGGCACGGTTAAGTACCAAGTAGCTGAAGCTTTAGCTGATGATCCTTATGGGGCTAATGCTGCTATTACAGCTGATCCTGATATTCTTCAACGATTAGAAGATATGCGTAATGAAATGGCTGACGGCCGACCATTTGCTGCAATTGGAGATGAGATTGCCGGTATTTTCGGTCGACTCGTCCCCATTGTGCCAACAGAGGAGCATCGAGATGATGAACCGTTAGAAAAGCCTAAGGATCAAACTAATAGCGAAAATGAACTTGAAGATATTCAAAATAAACAAAGTAAAGGACGGATAGATTCTCATTAA
- a CDS encoding PhoH family protein, with protein MTKLYILDTNVLLQDPLAIFSFEENNVIIPAVVLEEIDSKKRYMDEIGRNAREVARLLDELRETGKLHEGVELENGGTLTVELNHRSFAQLKKHFFEMTNDNRILAVALNLAEEKKKQHTFLEVVLVSKDALLRVKADALGLKAEDFLTDRIVQFDRIYKGYEESWMEPEVMNTFFEKKQLPLDKCQVSQTFANHFYIFKDTSNGTRSALGMIDNNKKHVQLFYNKHEVIWGIKARNVQQKMALELLTREDIPLVTLVGKAGTGKTLLSLAAGLYQTEDLQLYKKLLVARPVVPMGKDIGYLPGEKEEKLRPWMQPIYDNLEYLFNTNRKGELEQILAGMSSIQVEALTYIRGRSIPEQFIVIDEAQNLTKHEVKTILTRVGEGSKIVLMGDPKQIDHPYLDEYTNGLTYVTERLKHRPEAGHIKLEKGERSALAHLSADLL; from the coding sequence TTGACTAAACTATATATTTTGGACACAAATGTGCTGCTCCAAGACCCGTTGGCTATCTTTTCATTTGAAGAAAATAACGTTATTATTCCAGCGGTTGTATTGGAAGAGATTGATTCGAAAAAACGCTACATGGATGAAATTGGTAGGAATGCCCGTGAAGTGGCGCGATTACTTGATGAATTAAGAGAGACTGGAAAACTTCATGAAGGAGTGGAGCTTGAAAACGGCGGAACATTAACTGTTGAATTGAATCATCGTAGTTTTGCTCAACTGAAAAAACATTTCTTTGAAATGACAAATGATAATAGAATTTTAGCTGTAGCGTTAAATTTAGCAGAAGAGAAAAAGAAGCAACATACGTTCTTAGAAGTGGTATTGGTTAGTAAAGATGCCCTATTAAGAGTAAAAGCTGATGCGTTAGGGCTAAAAGCAGAAGATTTCTTGACTGATAGAATTGTCCAATTTGACAGAATATATAAAGGCTATGAGGAGAGCTGGATGGAACCAGAAGTGATGAATACCTTTTTTGAAAAAAAACAGCTACCTTTAGATAAATGTCAGGTTTCACAAACATTTGCCAATCATTTTTATATTTTTAAGGATACATCTAATGGTACCCGTTCGGCATTAGGGATGATTGACAATAATAAAAAGCATGTTCAATTATTTTATAACAAGCATGAGGTAATATGGGGGATCAAAGCAAGGAATGTTCAACAAAAAATGGCACTAGAACTTCTTACTAGGGAAGATATTCCTCTCGTAACACTTGTAGGAAAAGCGGGGACAGGTAAAACACTTTTATCATTAGCAGCAGGCTTATATCAAACGGAAGATTTGCAATTGTATAAAAAACTGCTTGTAGCCAGACCAGTGGTACCAATGGGGAAAGACATAGGGTATTTACCTGGTGAAAAGGAAGAAAAGCTTAGGCCTTGGATGCAACCTATTTATGATAATTTAGAGTATTTATTTAATACCAACAGAAAAGGTGAGTTGGAACAAATTTTAGCAGGTATGTCTTCTATTCAAGTAGAAGCTTTAACCTATATAAGAGGAAGGAGTATCCCTGAGCAATTTATTGTGATAGATGAAGCACAGAATTTAACTAAGCATGAAGTTAAAACTATTTTAACCCGTGTTGGGGAAGGAAGTAAGATTGTTTTAATGGGTGATCCTAAGCAAATAGACCACCCGTATTTAGATGAATACACGAATGGTCTTACTTATGTAACGGAGCGATTAAAACATCGACCAGAAGCTGGACATATTAAACTTGAAAAGGGTGAACGGTCAGCGTTGGCACATTTATCAGCAGATTTATTATAA
- the glsA gene encoding glutaminase A, producing the protein MKICEDREALHVMVQEAVQMASKGKVADYIPALSDKDPHTLSLAVFEGDGPCVTAGDTSEMFTLQSVSKVISLALALMDNGEAGVFDKVGMEPTGDPFNSIIKLETHSPSKPLNPMINAGALAVTSMISGHSVDEKLGRLLSFIHDMTGDASISYNEEVALSEYDTAHLNRSLAYFLKQHHVLNDNVEDLLELYTKQCAIEVDATSLAKMGYIIANEGRHTESSRPVMPLHIARILKTFMVTCGMYNASGEFAIKVGIPAKSGVSGAIMAAIPHGAGIGIYGPALDERGNSLAGMKLLEVLSQRYRLSIF; encoded by the coding sequence ATGAAAATTTGTGAGGATCGTGAAGCTTTGCATGTTATGGTACAGGAGGCTGTTCAAATGGCTTCGAAAGGAAAAGTAGCAGATTATATCCCGGCTCTGAGTGATAAGGATCCTCATACTTTATCTTTAGCTGTTTTTGAAGGTGACGGACCCTGTGTTACAGCAGGGGATACATCAGAAATGTTTACACTACAAAGTGTTTCAAAAGTGATTTCATTAGCACTCGCACTGATGGATAATGGGGAAGCAGGTGTATTTGACAAAGTAGGCATGGAACCGACTGGTGATCCATTTAATTCAATTATTAAGCTTGAAACCCACAGTCCATCAAAGCCGCTTAATCCGATGATAAACGCTGGAGCTTTAGCAGTCACATCCATGATTAGTGGTCATTCAGTTGATGAAAAGCTAGGTAGACTCCTTTCATTTATTCATGACATGACAGGAGATGCTTCCATTTCATATAATGAGGAAGTTGCTTTATCTGAATACGATACAGCACATTTAAACCGCTCTTTAGCTTATTTTCTAAAACAACATCACGTGCTAAATGATAATGTAGAAGATTTACTTGAGCTTTATACGAAACAGTGTGCTATAGAGGTGGATGCTACATCATTGGCGAAAATGGGTTATATTATTGCTAATGAAGGAAGGCATACGGAATCATCACGCCCTGTTATGCCATTGCATATTGCTCGAATTCTTAAGACGTTTATGGTCACATGTGGCATGTACAATGCATCGGGAGAATTTGCTATTAAAGTGGGAATCCCAGCTAAAAGTGGTGTTTCAGGAGCTATTATGGCTGCCATTCCACATGGGGCAGGCATTGGCATTTATGGACCAGCTCTTGATGAAAGAGGTAATAGCTTAGCAGGAATGAAACTGCTAGAAGTTTTATCGCAAAGATACAGGTTAAGCATTTTTTGA
- a CDS encoding YlaN family protein, whose amino-acid sequence MSIETLSGQSEKAYALLKEDADKILKLIEVQMTNLTMPQCPLYEEVLDTQMFGLSREIDFAIRLNLVNEEEGKALLDQLEKQLTSLHEASMNRK is encoded by the coding sequence ATGTCCATTGAAACCCTATCGGGCCAGAGTGAAAAAGCATATGCCCTTCTAAAAGAAGACGCAGATAAGATACTGAAACTAATAGAAGTGCAAATGACAAACTTAACGATGCCTCAGTGTCCTTTGTATGAAGAGGTGTTAGATACACAAATGTTTGGATTGTCACGAGAAATTGATTTTGCCATTCGTTTGAATTTAGTGAACGAAGAAGAAGGCAAAGCACTATTAGATCAGTTAGAAAAACAGCTGACGTCGCTCCATGAAGCGTCAATGAACAGGAAATGA
- a CDS encoding Dps family protein, which translates to MTNEKTVEILNRHIANWNTLFVKLHNYHWFVKGPHFFMLHEKFEELYNEAAEHIDEIAERLLTLKGTPVATMKEYLEMATIKEAMGEKAADDMVQTLSSDFEKMTAELEQDIGTIENEDDETTADMLIGIRQSVEKHNWMFRSFLEK; encoded by the coding sequence TTGACAAATGAAAAAACAGTAGAAATTCTTAATCGACACATTGCAAACTGGAACACGTTATTTGTTAAATTACACAATTATCACTGGTTTGTAAAAGGGCCACATTTTTTTATGCTTCATGAAAAATTTGAAGAACTTTACAATGAAGCCGCTGAACACATTGATGAAATTGCAGAGCGTCTATTGACTTTAAAGGGGACACCTGTCGCTACAATGAAAGAATATTTAGAAATGGCGACTATCAAAGAAGCTATGGGGGAAAAAGCGGCTGATGACATGGTTCAAACGTTATCCAGCGACTTTGAGAAAATGACTGCTGAGCTAGAGCAAGATATCGGAACTATTGAGAATGAGGATGATGAAACGACTGCTGATATGCTTATTGGCATCCGTCAATCTGTTGAAAAACATAATTGGATGTTTCGCTCATTTCTTGAGAAATAA
- a CDS encoding COX15/CtaA family protein, with amino-acid sequence MHRLLKVFGILTSFGMLIVIIQGALVTQTGSGDACGAEWPLCHGRLIPENPTIETLIEYTHRLVSGILGIMVLIHSVWSCLVLKHLRETKFFAILAVLFIIFQGLLGAAAVVWGQSDAVMALHFGFSLVSFGSVLLLTILAFENGKHIRTLVPPVTRKVRNYYYFLVIFVYIVVYTGAYVKHTEAGVGCNGWPLCNGQFIPILEGRTGIQFGHRVAAGLLFFTILAALIAVYKHYRTEKALFFTTIVSFILITLQVISGAIVVFSGLSLYATMVHAVLVSLLFGAVSYATLLVDRSRVY; translated from the coding sequence ATGCATCGCTTATTGAAAGTCTTTGGAATACTTACTAGTTTTGGAATGCTCATTGTCATCATTCAAGGAGCGTTAGTCACTCAGACCGGATCCGGGGATGCCTGTGGAGCAGAATGGCCGCTTTGTCATGGGCGATTAATACCCGAAAATCCAACCATTGAAACATTAATTGAATACACTCACCGACTTGTCTCAGGAATTTTAGGGATAATGGTGTTAATTCATTCTGTTTGGAGTTGTTTGGTTCTTAAACATCTTAGGGAAACAAAGTTTTTTGCTATCTTGGCCGTCCTTTTTATTATCTTTCAAGGACTACTTGGAGCAGCTGCTGTTGTCTGGGGACAGTCTGATGCCGTGATGGCACTCCATTTTGGGTTTTCGTTAGTGTCTTTCGGTAGTGTGCTGTTATTAACAATTCTTGCCTTTGAAAATGGTAAACATATCCGGACACTCGTTCCACCAGTCACCCGTAAAGTGAGGAATTACTATTATTTTCTAGTCATATTTGTCTATATAGTTGTCTATACAGGGGCCTATGTAAAACATACTGAAGCTGGTGTAGGTTGTAATGGCTGGCCATTATGTAACGGCCAATTTATCCCTATTCTTGAGGGTCGGACAGGCATTCAATTTGGCCACCGAGTAGCTGCAGGGTTGTTATTTTTCACTATTTTGGCAGCTCTTATTGCCGTCTATAAGCACTATAGAACAGAAAAAGCTCTCTTTTTCACAACTATCGTCAGCTTTATCCTTATCACGTTACAGGTCATTAGCGGTGCTATTGTTGTTTTTTCAGGACTATCGCTATATGCGACGATGGTTCACGCTGTTTTAGTAAGTTTACTGTTTGGCGCTGTCAGTTATGCAACACTCCTCGTTGACAGATCACGAGTTTATTAA
- the cyoE gene encoding heme o synthase encodes MTHREVIRLGKSSALASAEPLDGVQSVETEQSVKAGVREYLAISKTGIVMSNLITTFAGLYLAAYYTGTSLGSDPLTALLTLVGAALIMAGGCALNNYIDRDIDYKMERTRERPSVNGQLTGRQTLTYGLSISLIGAAFLALTTPMSAVIGVAGLIIYVVLYSMWTKRTTTLNTIVGSFAGAVPPLIGWAAIDPGLHPYAWSMFLIMFIWQPPHFLALAMKRADEYKAAGIPMLPVVAGFAVTKRQIVWYVAALLPVSLLVSDFGVIYTIAACVLGGGWLILGLAGFRMKDDLKWARQMFVFSLNYLTILFVLMVIVHMF; translated from the coding sequence ATGACACATCGGGAGGTGATTCGATTGGGAAAATCAAGTGCATTGGCTTCGGCAGAACCGTTAGATGGTGTTCAGTCTGTTGAAACTGAGCAAAGTGTTAAGGCAGGTGTACGTGAGTATTTGGCAATATCAAAGACTGGCATCGTCATGTCCAATCTCATAACCACTTTTGCTGGGTTATATCTGGCGGCTTATTATACAGGAACCTCATTGGGGAGTGATCCCTTAACGGCACTGTTAACTTTAGTGGGAGCTGCTCTGATCATGGCAGGCGGGTGTGCCCTTAATAATTATATCGATCGTGATATTGATTATAAAATGGAACGCACGAGAGAAAGGCCGAGTGTGAATGGACAGCTTACAGGACGACAAACGTTAACGTATGGCTTATCAATATCACTTATTGGAGCAGCATTTTTAGCTCTGACGACACCCATGTCTGCAGTAATTGGTGTGGCAGGTTTAATCATTTATGTCGTGTTATATTCGATGTGGACGAAACGCACAACCACGTTAAATACGATTGTAGGAAGTTTTGCGGGAGCAGTACCACCACTTATTGGGTGGGCAGCGATTGATCCAGGGTTACATCCATATGCTTGGTCCATGTTCCTGATTATGTTCATTTGGCAGCCTCCTCATTTCTTAGCACTTGCTATGAAGCGAGCCGATGAGTATAAGGCGGCAGGTATTCCAATGCTTCCAGTAGTGGCAGGCTTTGCTGTAACTAAGAGGCAAATTGTATGGTATGTAGCAGCATTGCTTCCTGTGTCATTATTAGTATCAGATTTTGGGGTTATTTATACGATTGCAGCATGTGTATTAGGGGGCGGCTGGCTTATTTTAGGGCTAGCTGGATTTAGAATGAAGGACGATTTAAAGTGGGCAAGACAAATGTTTGTATTTTCACTTAATTATTTAACGATTTTGTTTGTCCTCATGGTAATCGTTCATATGTTCTAA
- the coxB gene encoding cytochrome c oxidase subunit II, whose translation MKYLWRLLPISFIVLLSGCGVENLSALDPQGPVAEMQFSLIQLSLYIMIFVLVVVFAIYIFVIFKFRERPGDTHIPKQVHGNRTLEFIWTTIPILLLLMLAIPNVMDTFTLANVEVEQLEATEDGEEGTDYVRVQVTAHQFWWEFDYPDYEITAGQDMYIPTDTRIIIELLSSDVQHSFWVPALAGKQDNVPGIQNDMWFEAPNEGVYMGKCTELCGPSHWLMDFKVIAVDPDTFDTWATNMAEPPSHVTEPEETVAADGRTVFEQSCISCHAVGAEGGNIGPDLTNFGEREVIAGYLEYDMDNLEAWLRDTQEYKPGNEMPSFNAEAINDEEMEALLDYLDSLKVLEE comes from the coding sequence ATGAAGTATTTGTGGCGACTGCTTCCTATATCTTTCATCGTACTGCTGAGTGGTTGTGGAGTGGAAAACTTGTCTGCTCTGGATCCACAGGGACCGGTTGCAGAAATGCAATTTTCCTTAATTCAGCTCAGCTTGTATATTATGATTTTCGTACTTGTTGTCGTGTTTGCTATTTACATTTTTGTCATTTTTAAATTCCGGGAACGTCCGGGGGATACACATATTCCGAAACAAGTCCATGGGAATCGAACATTAGAATTTATTTGGACAACGATCCCTATTTTGCTCCTTCTCATGCTTGCAATTCCTAACGTGATGGATACGTTTACGCTTGCAAACGTGGAAGTTGAGCAGTTGGAAGCGACTGAAGATGGAGAAGAAGGCACTGATTATGTGCGAGTGCAAGTGACAGCTCATCAATTTTGGTGGGAATTTGACTACCCTGATTATGAGATCACAGCAGGTCAGGATATGTACATTCCGACAGATACGCGAATTATCATTGAGTTACTATCATCAGACGTTCAGCACTCATTTTGGGTTCCGGCTTTAGCAGGGAAACAGGATAACGTGCCTGGTATTCAGAATGATATGTGGTTTGAAGCACCTAATGAAGGCGTTTATATGGGGAAGTGTACAGAACTTTGCGGACCATCACATTGGTTGATGGATTTTAAAGTTATTGCGGTTGACCCTGATACTTTCGACACCTGGGCTACTAACATGGCAGAACCACCATCACATGTAACTGAACCTGAAGAAACGGTTGCCGCTGATGGTAGAACAGTGTTCGAACAATCCTGTATAAGTTGTCACGCGGTTGGAGCAGAGGGTGGAAATATCGGCCCTGACTTAACTAACTTCGGTGAAAGAGAAGTTATCGCAGGTTATCTTGAGTATGATATGGATAATTTAGAAGCGTGGTTACGGGATACCCAAGAGTATAAACCAGGCAATGAAATGCCTAGCTTTAATGCGGAAGCAATAAATGATGAAGAAATGGAAGCACTTCTCGACTATCTAGATAGCTTAAAAGTACTGGAAGAATAG
- the ctaD gene encoding cytochrome c oxidase subunit I, with the protein MSYASAQSKNVIWDWLTTVDHKKIGILYLAGGAFFFALGGLEAILMRIQLMFPEFTFVQAQTFNELLTMHGTTMIFLAAMPLLFGFMNFIIPLQIGARDVAFPFLNALGFWLFLFGGLLLNVSWFATGAPDAGWTAYVPLSSMSPGQGLDYYVLGLQVSGLGTLIGGINFLVTIINMRAPGMSMMRMPLFTWSSFVASMLILFAFPALTIGLLLLMLERLFGATYFAVDFGGNVIIWQHLFWIFGHPEVYILILPAFGIFSEVLATFSKKRLFGYSAMVFATLIIGFLGFMVWAHHMFTVGMGPVANAIFAVATMAIAVPTGIKIFNWLLTLWGGRIQFTTANLFALGFIPSFVMGGVTGVMLATSAANYQFHDTYFVVAHFHYVIIGGVVFGLFSGAFYWWPKMFGYRLNETLGKWFFWLFLIGFHLTFFVQHFLGLIGMPRRVASYLGGQGLDEMNFISTMGAFLMTIAFILLLVNIFISTKNRENVSDPWDGRTLEWTTPTPVPEYNFAQTPLVRELDPFWHEKYEGDGKMKAAEPLGDIHMPNGTILPIIMAAGLTVASFGFIYHIHPLTITGLAITFGAMFVRSIKEDHGHHIPVEDIKRDLEGG; encoded by the coding sequence GTGTCTTATGCAAGTGCGCAGTCTAAAAATGTAATCTGGGATTGGCTGACGACGGTTGACCATAAGAAAATCGGCATTCTGTATTTGGCCGGTGGCGCATTTTTCTTTGCTCTTGGTGGCTTGGAAGCCATTCTTATGCGTATACAGCTCATGTTTCCTGAGTTTACGTTTGTGCAGGCTCAGACATTTAATGAATTATTGACGATGCATGGTACTACGATGATATTTTTAGCAGCCATGCCTCTCTTATTCGGATTTATGAACTTTATTATCCCGTTACAAATTGGTGCACGGGATGTAGCATTTCCATTTTTAAATGCATTAGGTTTTTGGTTATTTTTATTTGGAGGGCTGTTACTGAATGTCAGTTGGTTCGCCACAGGGGCGCCTGATGCAGGGTGGACAGCATATGTGCCATTATCCAGTATGTCACCAGGCCAAGGCCTTGACTACTATGTATTAGGTCTTCAAGTCAGTGGGTTAGGAACATTGATCGGGGGAATCAATTTTCTTGTAACGATCATCAATATGCGTGCTCCTGGTATGAGTATGATGAGAATGCCTTTGTTTACATGGAGCTCTTTCGTCGCTTCAATGCTCATTTTATTTGCTTTTCCTGCATTGACGATAGGCTTATTACTATTGATGCTTGAAAGGTTGTTTGGGGCAACCTATTTCGCCGTAGACTTTGGCGGTAACGTTATTATCTGGCAGCATTTATTTTGGATTTTCGGGCACCCTGAAGTTTATATTTTGATTTTGCCGGCGTTCGGAATTTTTTCTGAAGTGCTTGCTACATTTTCTAAAAAAAGATTATTCGGTTATTCAGCAATGGTCTTTGCCACATTAATTATCGGTTTCCTTGGTTTTATGGTATGGGCTCACCATATGTTTACGGTAGGAATGGGGCCTGTTGCTAATGCAATCTTTGCTGTGGCGACGATGGCTATTGCTGTCCCTACGGGAATTAAAATCTTTAACTGGCTTCTGACCTTGTGGGGTGGTCGAATTCAATTTACGACAGCTAACTTATTTGCTTTAGGCTTTATCCCATCCTTCGTTATGGGGGGAGTTACTGGGGTTATGCTTGCAACAAGTGCAGCCAATTATCAATTTCACGATACCTATTTTGTCGTAGCCCATTTCCACTATGTTATTATTGGTGGGGTTGTATTTGGCTTATTTTCAGGGGCTTTCTATTGGTGGCCTAAAATGTTTGGCTATCGATTGAATGAGACGCTGGGTAAATGGTTTTTCTGGCTATTCCTTATTGGTTTTCATTTAACATTCTTCGTTCAGCACTTCCTAGGTTTGATTGGTATGCCACGAAGAGTTGCATCATATTTAGGTGGCCAAGGGTTAGATGAAATGAACTTTATTAGTACGATGGGTGCGTTCCTTATGACGATCGCATTTATTCTCTTGTTAGTAAATATTTTTATATCCACTAAAAATCGAGAAAATGTATCTGATCCGTGGGATGGTAGAACACTTGAATGGACAACACCTACACCTGTCCCTGAGTATAACTTTGCTCAGACACCACTCGTGCGTGAATTAGATCCTTTCTGGCATGAAAAATATGAAGGTGATGGTAAGATGAAAGCTGCAGAGCCACTTGGTGATATTCACATGCCTAATGGTACTATTTTGCCAATAATTATGGCAGCTGGTTTGACTGTTGCAAGCTTTGGTTTTATCTATCATATTCATCCGTTGACAATTACAGGATTGGCTATTACATTTGGAGCTATGTTTGTCCGGTCTATTAAGGAAGATCATGGTCATCACATTCCTGTCGAGGATATTAAACGAGATTTGGAGGGAGGTTAA
- a CDS encoding cytochrome (ubi)quinol oxidase subunit III: MAEQHVVENQTLPPNPEKATLDGRNKYLGFWFFLGGETVLFASLFGTYLGLRGGTLDGPGPSELFHLNLVFIMTMILLTSSLTSVFAIINMKRGNYKKLLMWMWLTVLLGLGFLGFEIYEFYEYYHQGLGFSTSAFASSFYTLVGTHGAHVAFGICWISTLLIRYRKTGLTLTNAPKFYTAVLYWHFIDVVWVFIFTVVYLLGIGG, encoded by the coding sequence ATGGCTGAACAACATGTAGTAGAAAACCAAACCCTTCCTCCTAATCCGGAGAAGGCGACACTTGATGGACGTAATAAATACCTTGGTTTCTGGTTTTTCTTAGGGGGAGAAACTGTTTTATTTGCCAGTTTGTTTGGAACCTATCTCGGGTTAAGGGGAGGTACACTAGATGGCCCTGGCCCGTCCGAATTATTCCATCTAAACCTCGTATTTATTATGACAATGATTCTATTAACAAGCAGTTTGACAAGTGTATTCGCGATTATTAATATGAAGCGAGGTAACTACAAAAAGCTATTAATGTGGATGTGGTTAACTGTTTTGCTCGGCCTTGGCTTTTTAGGATTTGAAATTTATGAGTTTTATGAGTATTATCATCAGGGGCTAGGCTTCAGTACAAGTGCGTTTGCCTCATCGTTTTACACACTTGTCGGTACTCACGGTGCTCACGTGGCATTCGGTATATGCTGGATTTCAACTCTTTTAATTCGCTATCGAAAAACAGGTCTTACACTGACAAATGCTCCTAAATTTTATACAGCTGTTCTTTATTGGCACTTTATTGATGTTGTATGGGTGTTCATTTTTACGGTTGTCTATTTATTAGGAATAGGAGGGTGA
- a CDS encoding cytochrome C oxidase subunit IV family protein, which translates to MSSHSDPSAPLQGGPTKSTERKLKRESRTQLIAFVLMIFMTSMAFVSIGSDAIPNGFAIPFILMLAGIQVVLQLYFFMHMNEKGTAWINIMIWSGMFVAALTVGALMFLLGIVKY; encoded by the coding sequence ATGAGTTCACATAGTGATCCCAGCGCCCCTTTACAAGGTGGGCCTACTAAAAGCACGGAGCGTAAGTTAAAAAGAGAAAGCCGTACACAACTTATTGCGTTTGTATTGATGATCTTTATGACGTCAATGGCATTTGTATCAATTGGAAGTGATGCCATTCCTAACGGTTTTGCTATTCCTTTTATTTTAATGCTTGCAGGTATACAAGTCGTTCTTCAGTTATACTTTTTCATGCATATGAATGAAAAAGGTACAGCTTGGATAAATATTATGATTTGGTCCGGAATGTTTGTAGCTGCTTTAACGGTAGGAGCATTAATGTTTCTTCTAGGAATTGTAAAATACTAA
- a CDS encoding DUF420 domain-containing protein translates to MAEFLPFISTVFIGLSAVFVAIGWYFIAKRNIEAHTKVMFWAAVLAVIFFATYLAKTFFIGSTSFGGPDNVAFYYQIFLVFHITMATIAAVLGIIQLTTGYKNKLKSHRRLGPLTSIIWFISATTGIAVYLLLYVIYDPGETTNLFRAIIG, encoded by the coding sequence ATGGCGGAATTTTTGCCGTTTATCAGCACTGTCTTTATTGGTTTAAGTGCAGTATTTGTAGCAATTGGTTGGTATTTTATAGCTAAGCGCAACATCGAGGCTCATACAAAAGTTATGTTTTGGGCAGCTGTGCTTGCTGTTATCTTTTTTGCCACGTATTTGGCTAAAACATTTTTTATTGGAAGCACGTCATTCGGTGGCCCTGATAATGTGGCATTCTATTACCAGATTTTCTTAGTTTTTCATATCACGATGGCTACTATTGCAGCAGTTTTAGGAATTATTCAACTTACCACAGGGTATAAAAATAAATTGAAATCTCACCGTAGATTAGGCCCGCTCACATCAATTATTTGGTTTATATCAGCTACAACAGGTATTGCCGTTTATTTACTGTTGTATGTCATTTATGATCCTGGTGAAACAACCAATTTATTCCGTGCTATTATTGGCTAA